The following proteins come from a genomic window of Streptomyces sp. NBC_01716:
- a CDS encoding SDR family oxidoreductase, whose amino-acid sequence MTRSTALITGASRGIGAATAAALARDGFSLVGIHYGHDQAAAETTAERVQALGATPVLIQADLAEGGAASVAIAREWTRAVSEHDFTGTDVLVSNAGINGEQTLTELDPDTYARVQAINLTAPLFLLHHLANSLNENGRVIAVSTGYTRVAAPTHLAYTASKTGLEGVLHAVSPELAGRGITVNSVAPGIIDTDLNADWIDAPGARDGAAKVSAFGRIGTPEDVADIISYLASDGARWITGQTIDATGGSSL is encoded by the coding sequence GTGACCCGATCCACAGCTCTGATCACCGGCGCGTCCCGAGGCATCGGCGCCGCCACGGCAGCAGCCCTCGCCCGCGACGGCTTCTCGCTCGTCGGCATCCACTACGGCCACGACCAGGCCGCCGCGGAGACGACCGCCGAGCGCGTTCAGGCGCTCGGAGCGACTCCGGTGCTGATCCAGGCCGACCTCGCCGAAGGCGGAGCCGCGTCCGTCGCGATCGCGCGGGAGTGGACTCGGGCGGTGAGCGAGCACGACTTCACCGGCACCGATGTGCTCGTGAGCAACGCGGGGATCAACGGTGAGCAGACCCTCACCGAACTCGACCCCGATACGTATGCCCGAGTGCAGGCGATCAACCTCACCGCGCCGCTGTTCCTGCTCCACCACCTCGCGAACTCCTTGAACGAGAACGGCCGCGTGATCGCCGTCTCCACCGGCTACACCCGCGTCGCGGCACCGACCCACCTCGCCTACACCGCCTCCAAGACCGGACTGGAAGGAGTCCTGCACGCGGTCTCCCCGGAGCTCGCGGGGCGCGGGATAACCGTCAACTCGGTTGCGCCCGGCATCATCGACACCGACCTCAACGCCGACTGGATCGACGCACCAGGCGCCCGGGACGGTGCGGCCAAGGTGTCCGCGTTCGGCAGGATCGGCACCCCCGAGGACGTCGCCGACATCATCAGTTATCTCGCGAGCGACGGCGCCCGATGGATCACCGGGCAGACGATCGACGCCACCGGTGGATCGAGCCTCTGA
- a CDS encoding TetR/AcrR family transcriptional regulator, with translation MTRKAGRPRAFDPDEALRRALMVFWERGYEGASMTALQEATGLTAPQLYRAFESKERLFERAVRLYQDEYGFGIRSGIPLAEAVVEYLDRAAREFTTEPGRGCLVSTGLLATGQDAQAAAAICRAERDHALTGLRQRVADAVARGELPETADVAGLSRTIGALIQGMSVQARDGAGYEELAHIVTAAQILLAAVSKG, from the coding sequence ATGACGCGCAAGGCAGGACGCCCACGGGCGTTCGACCCCGACGAGGCACTGCGTCGCGCCCTGATGGTCTTCTGGGAGCGCGGCTACGAGGGCGCGAGCATGACCGCGCTACAGGAGGCAACCGGGCTGACCGCACCGCAGCTCTACCGGGCGTTCGAGTCCAAGGAGCGCCTGTTCGAGCGGGCGGTGCGGCTGTACCAGGACGAGTACGGCTTCGGCATCCGCTCGGGCATCCCGCTCGCCGAGGCGGTCGTCGAGTACCTCGACCGCGCGGCCCGCGAGTTCACCACCGAACCCGGCCGCGGATGCCTCGTGTCAACCGGCCTGCTCGCGACCGGACAAGACGCCCAGGCCGCCGCGGCGATCTGCCGGGCAGAACGCGATCACGCTCTTACCGGCCTGCGCCAACGCGTCGCCGACGCGGTCGCGCGGGGCGAACTTCCCGAGACGGCCGATGTCGCTGGGCTCTCCCGCACCATCGGGGCACTGATCCAGGGCATGTCGGTTCAGGCCCGAGATGGGGCCGGATACGAGGAACTGGCGCACATCGTGACCGCGGCACAGATACTGCTCGCCGCCGTATCCAAGGGTTGA
- a CDS encoding TetR/AcrR family transcriptional regulator, whose protein sequence is MPDPSAATPRRRLSKQKRHAQLLEVARELIRDMGTDEFTLGRLAERAGVTKPLVYDHFGDRSGVLAELYREFEAHQREMLGVALDDAGPELPAVAGVVAGAYIDCCLAEGRELADVVAALAGSPTLSRLRQEAEDAYLAMCREALEPLAGPIDAAGLHVIIGAGDALARGALSGRISSARAHGALTRVITAIATEDRRDTTQAAS, encoded by the coding sequence ATGCCCGACCCCTCCGCCGCGACCCCGCGCCGGCGCCTGTCGAAGCAGAAGCGTCACGCCCAGCTCTTGGAAGTGGCACGCGAACTCATCCGGGACATGGGTACGGACGAGTTCACTCTCGGACGACTCGCTGAGCGGGCGGGGGTGACCAAGCCGCTGGTCTACGACCACTTCGGTGACAGGTCCGGGGTCCTCGCCGAGCTGTACCGCGAGTTCGAGGCTCATCAGCGCGAGATGCTCGGCGTCGCGCTCGACGATGCCGGACCCGAACTGCCGGCGGTGGCGGGCGTCGTCGCGGGGGCGTACATCGACTGCTGTCTCGCGGAGGGGCGGGAACTGGCCGATGTGGTCGCCGCGCTCGCGGGCTCGCCCACCCTGAGCCGGCTGCGTCAGGAAGCCGAGGACGCCTACCTCGCCATGTGCCGTGAGGCGCTGGAACCCCTCGCCGGACCGATCGACGCGGCGGGTCTGCACGTGATCATCGGCGCCGGTGACGCTCTGGCCCGGGGCGCGCTCTCCGGGAGGATCAGCTCCGCGCGAGCGCACGGCGCACTGACCCGCGTCATCACGGCCATCGCCACCGAGGACCGACGCGACACGACACAGGCGGCTTCCTGA
- a CDS encoding saccharopine dehydrogenase codes for MRPGPVLFAGGSGVVGRAALTWFRERHPDVPVIVGGRNIQRAREAARETGATGAVAIDLDRAGIGLDDSGDVSAVIALAPDHALHGLRYAQDQGIPYVSGSTWLAEAGAEMALFAHRPTVPVVLASHWYGGSAMFLALRGAEEFDTLHSVRIGAVLDEQDATGPAATEDMERSEGSAAALALEHGRRVWLVGDAGKGKVQAIDGRVLDADAYAPLDIVSLHAATRADSIRFDLAIGASSSRRRGGPIAAEVTVELKGEADGRPQESRSTLEFAGGQASLTGLSVVLALPAVLGLDGRTPVQPGIHLPELLSDTDWFLRQLLDAGATIHENH; via the coding sequence GTGAGGCCAGGTCCCGTACTCTTCGCCGGCGGATCAGGCGTGGTGGGGCGCGCCGCCCTCACCTGGTTCCGCGAGCGCCACCCCGACGTCCCCGTGATCGTCGGCGGCCGGAACATACAGCGAGCGCGTGAAGCGGCCCGGGAGACCGGCGCCACGGGAGCGGTCGCCATCGATCTCGACCGCGCGGGGATCGGCCTCGACGACAGCGGCGATGTCTCAGCGGTGATCGCGCTTGCCCCCGACCACGCACTCCATGGGCTGCGCTACGCCCAGGACCAGGGCATCCCCTATGTGAGCGGCAGCACTTGGCTGGCCGAGGCCGGGGCGGAGATGGCACTGTTCGCCCACCGGCCTACCGTCCCCGTCGTGCTCGCCAGCCACTGGTACGGCGGCAGCGCGATGTTCCTCGCCCTGCGGGGCGCCGAAGAGTTCGACACACTGCACAGCGTCAGAATCGGGGCAGTGCTCGACGAGCAGGACGCGACCGGCCCCGCGGCGACCGAGGACATGGAACGCAGCGAAGGTTCGGCCGCGGCCCTGGCTCTCGAACACGGCAGGCGCGTGTGGCTGGTCGGCGACGCCGGGAAGGGCAAGGTCCAGGCCATCGACGGCCGCGTGCTCGACGCCGACGCCTACGCTCCCCTGGACATCGTCAGCCTGCACGCTGCCACCAGGGCCGACAGCATTCGCTTCGACCTCGCGATCGGCGCGTCGTCGAGCCGCCGCCGCGGAGGCCCCATCGCCGCGGAAGTCACTGTCGAGCTCAAGGGCGAGGCGGACGGCAGGCCCCAGGAATCACGCTCCACCCTCGAATTCGCCGGAGGACAGGCATCGCTCACGGGCCTGAGCGTCGTACTCGCCCTGCCCGCTGTCCTTGGCCTGGACGGACGTACCCCTGTACAGCCGGGGATCCACCTTCCCGAGCTGCTGTCCGACACCGACTGGTTCCTCCGCCAACTCCTCGACGCCGGCGCGACGATCCACGAAAACCACTGA
- a CDS encoding D-alanyl-D-alanine carboxypeptidase family protein has product MAAMTLSLRKAVIGGAVLTGVVPFVAWAGTSQSPPPEVAATSAVLVDDKGNVLYGKNESTDSFTASTVKIMVAAVVLDKTGLDLNRLVTVQQAYRDYVTEHHASTADLQTGDKLSVRQLLYAALLPSGADAAYALADTFGQGATRAQRVQSFVVDMNAEAHELKLGKTKFDTFDGTGDDSSSAADMTKLARHAMRSDTFRRVTKTKEYETEAPAANGNTRYYTWHNTNLLLDSYKGVIGIKTGTTSKAGECLVFAAERDGKVLTGTVLNSTDRYSDAAKLLDHGFGTDEAQDMKIRELPSGVVRD; this is encoded by the coding sequence ATGGCTGCCATGACTCTTTCCCTGCGCAAGGCCGTCATTGGCGGAGCCGTACTCACTGGGGTGGTCCCGTTCGTCGCCTGGGCCGGCACGTCTCAGTCCCCTCCGCCGGAAGTCGCCGCCACGAGTGCGGTGTTGGTGGATGACAAGGGCAATGTGCTGTACGGCAAGAACGAGAGCACCGACAGCTTCACGGCCAGCACGGTGAAGATCATGGTGGCCGCGGTGGTCCTCGACAAGACCGGCCTCGACCTGAACCGCCTGGTGACCGTCCAGCAGGCATACCGCGACTACGTCACCGAACACCACGCCAGCACCGCCGACCTCCAGACAGGCGACAAGCTGTCCGTGCGGCAACTCCTCTACGCGGCTCTCCTGCCCTCCGGCGCCGATGCCGCCTACGCCCTCGCCGACACCTTCGGTCAGGGAGCGACCAGGGCGCAGCGCGTGCAGTCGTTCGTCGTGGACATGAACGCCGAGGCCCACGAACTCAAGCTCGGCAAGACGAAGTTCGACACCTTCGACGGTACGGGCGACGACTCCAGTTCAGCGGCGGACATGACCAAGCTGGCCCGTCACGCCATGCGAAGCGATACGTTCCGCCGGGTCACCAAGACCAAGGAGTACGAGACAGAGGCCCCGGCCGCCAACGGCAACACCCGCTATTACACCTGGCACAACACGAATTTGTTGCTCGACTCCTACAAGGGCGTCATCGGTATCAAGACCGGTACGACGTCCAAGGCGGGCGAATGTCTGGTATTCGCGGCCGAGCGGGACGGAAAGGTCCTCACCGGTACGGTGCTGAACAGCACGGACAGGTACAGCGACGCGGCGAAACTGCTGGACCACGGTTTTGGGACCGACGAGGCGCAGGACATGAAAATCCGTGAGCTGCCTTCAGGGGTCGTACGCGATTGA
- a CDS encoding response regulator transcription factor, translating to MIRVLLVDDQPLIRSGFRALLDLEDDIEVVAEAADGAKGLALVRKHLPDVVLIDIQMPVVDGIEATRAIAADPALAGVHVVMLTNYGMDEYVLDALRAGAAGFLVKDIVPEDFLHAVRVAARGDALLAPTITRKLIDRYVTQPPATRVGGGLGELTGREREAVTLVAHGLSNDEIAGRMVISPSTAKTHINRAMAKLHARDRAQLVVLAYESGLVTPRNP from the coding sequence GTGATCCGGGTCCTGCTGGTCGACGACCAGCCGCTCATCCGCAGCGGCTTCCGCGCGCTGCTCGACCTCGAAGACGACATCGAGGTGGTGGCCGAAGCGGCCGACGGCGCAAAGGGATTGGCGCTCGTCCGGAAGCACCTGCCCGACGTCGTGCTGATCGACATCCAGATGCCCGTCGTGGACGGCATCGAAGCAACCCGGGCCATCGCCGCGGATCCGGCCCTGGCCGGCGTACACGTCGTCATGCTGACCAACTACGGCATGGACGAGTACGTTCTCGACGCGCTGCGCGCCGGCGCCGCCGGCTTCCTCGTCAAGGACATCGTCCCGGAGGACTTCCTGCACGCCGTACGCGTCGCCGCCCGCGGAGACGCCCTGCTCGCGCCCACGATCACCCGTAAGCTCATCGACCGGTACGTCACCCAGCCGCCGGCCACCCGCGTCGGCGGTGGGCTGGGCGAGCTGACCGGCCGTGAACGCGAGGCGGTCACCTTGGTCGCCCACGGCCTGTCCAACGACGAGATCGCCGGCCGCATGGTCATCAGCCCGTCGACCGCCAAGACCCACATCAACCGTGCCATGGCCAAGCTCCACGCCCGCGACCGCGCCCAACTCGTGGTCCTCGCCTACGAATCCGGCCTGGTGACCCCGCGCAACCCCTGA